From Zingiber officinale cultivar Zhangliang chromosome 5B, Zo_v1.1, whole genome shotgun sequence, the proteins below share one genomic window:
- the LOC121985914 gene encoding beta-D-xylosidase 1-like — MAISPSSLFPSLLLVVALAASALVGGGSAAFACGRGSPAAGLPFCQPGLPIRARARDLIGRLTVAEKVAMLVSRPAGVPRLGIPSYQWWSEALHGVAKVGDGVHFGGEYPAATSFPQVISSAASFNASLWELMGKVVSDEARALYNGLRAGLTYWSPNVNIYRDPRWGRGQETPGEDPAVSARYAVAYVRGLQQPSGGARGFSRLKVAACCKHYTAYDLDNWNGYDRFHFNAKVSKQDLEDTYNVPFKACVVDGKVASVMCSYNQVNGVPSCADPNLRRIVRGQWRLNGYIVSDCDSVSVFYNEQHYGSRPEDAAAYALKAGMDLECGGFLGQYAESALRQGKVSEADIDFAVTHTVAVQMRLGMFEGDNQPFRDLGPRDLCSGAHQSLALEAARQAIVLLKNRAGALPLSPSRLRTVAVIGPNSDATTTMIGNYAGIPCAYTSPLKGISSYVKTVHAVGCTGVACAREQPIDAAVEVARHADAVVLVVGLDQSIEAEGRDRLDLLLPGRQQELVTAVAKASPGPTVLVIMSGSPVDVSFAEVDPNIAAILWVGYPGQAGGAAIADVIFGAYNPGGKLPVTWYPQSYVDRVPMTNMAMRPNPSTGYPGRTYRFYTGPVVYPFGHGLSYSKFTHTLALAPSQLSVQLVGSRTEQLNSTLNRAVRVNHARCDGLAVPVNVDVANAGDRDGAHTVLVYWRPPAGHAAATRQLVAFEKVHVPAGNRVSVALVLDVCTHLTVADAYGIRRIPMGEHSLEIGELTHTFLLEADTLPRYK; from the exons ATGGCGATCTCCCCCTCCTCCCTCTTTCCCTCTCTCCTCCTCGTCGTCGCCCTCGCCGCGTCCGCCCTAGTCGGTGGCGGATCGGCTGCGTTCGCCTGCGGGCGCGGCAGCCCCGCGGCGGGGCTGCCGTTCTGCCAACCGGGGCTCCCGATCCGGGCGCGGGCTCGCGACCTGATCGGGCGGCTCACGGTGGCGGAGAAGGTGGCGATGCTGGTGAGCAGGCCGGCGGGGGTGCCGCGGCTCGGTATCCCCAGCTACCAGTGGTGGTCGGAGGCGCTCCACGGCGTGGCCAAAGTCGGAGACGGAGTCCACTTCGGCGGCGAGTACCCTGCCGCCACCAGCTTCCCCCAGGTCATCTCCTCCGCCGCCTCCTTCAATGCCTCCCTCTGGGAGCTCATGGGCAAG GTGGTGTCGGATGAGGCGCGGGCGTTGTACAACGGCTTGCGCGCAGGGCTCACGTATTGGAGCCCCAATGTGAACATCTACCGGGACCCGCGGTGGGGCCGCGGTCAGGAAACCCCCGGCGAGGACCCTGCCGTCTCCGCCCGTTATGCCGTCGCCTACGTCCGCGGCCTGCAGCAGCCCTCCGGCGGCGCCCGCGGCTTCTCCCGCCTCAAGGTCGCTGCCTGCTGTAAGCATTACACCGCCTACGACCTCGACAACTGGAACGGCTACGATCGGTTCCACTTTAACGCCAAG GTGAGCAAGCAGGATCTGGAGGACACATACAATGTGCCCTTCAAGGCGTGCGTGGTCGACGGCAAAGTGGCGAGCGTTATGTGCTCCTACAACCAAGTCAATGGCGTGCCTAGCTGCGCGGACCCCAACCTCCGCAGGATCGTCCGCGGCCAGTGGAGGCTCAACGGCTACATCGTTTCCGACTGCGACTCAGTCAGCGTCTTCTACAACGAGCAACACTACGGCTCCCGACCCGAAGACGCCGCCGCCTACGCGCTTAAAGCCG GAATGGACTTGGAATGTGGTGGGTTTCTGGGGCAGTATGCAGAGAGCGCGCTGAGGCAGGGCAAAGTGAGCGAGGCAGACATCGACTTCGCGGTGACGCACACGGTGGCCGTGCAGATGAGGCTCGGCATGTTCGAAGGAGACAACCAGCCGTTCCGTGATCTCGGTCCGCGCGATCTCTGCTCCGGTGCGCACCAGAGTCTCGCCCTCGAGGCCGCACGCCAAGCCATTGTCCTGCTTAAGAATCGCGCGGGGGCGCTTCCGCTATCGCCCTCCCGCCTACGCACCGTCGCCGTCATCGGCCCGAATTCGGACGCCACCACCACCATGATAGGAAACTACGCCG GCATCCCTTGTGCGTACACGAGCCCGTTGAAAGGAATCAGTAGCTATGTAAAGACGGTCCACGCCGTGGGATGCACGGGCGTGGCCTGCGCTAGGGAGCAGCCCATCGATGCGGCGGTGGAGGTGGCAAGGCATGCCGACGCCGTCGTTCTGGTCGTGGGGCTAGACCAGTCAATTGAGGCCGAGGGGCGGGACCGTTTGGACCTCCTCCTCCCCGGCCGACAGCAGGAGCTGGTCACGGCGGTAGCCAAGGCCTCACCAGGCCCCACCGTGCTCGTCATCATGAGCGGCAGCCCCGTCGACGTATCATTTGCCGAGGTCGATCCCAACATCGCTGCCATCCTCTGGGTCGGCTACCCCGGTCAGGCCGGCGGCGCTGCGATCGCCGATGTCATTTTTGGCGCGTATAATCCCG GCGGTAAACTACCAGTGACGTGGTACCCCCAATCCTACGTTGACCGAGTCCCAATGACGAACATGGCCATGAGGCCCAACCCGTCTACGGGTTACCCGGGACGGACCTACCGCTTCTACACCGGGCCAGTGGTGTACCCCTTCGGCCACGGCCTGAGCTACAGCAAATTCACCCACACGCTGGCCCTCGCCCCGTCCCAGCTATCGGTTCAGCTGGTTGGATCCAGAACCGAGCAGCTCAACTCCACCCTCAATCGGGCGGTCCGAGTCAACCACGCCAGGTGCGACGGCCTCGCCGTCCCCGTCAACGTCGACGTGGCCAACGCCGGCGATCGCGACGGCGCTCACACGGTGCTCGTTTACTGGCGCCCGCCGGCGGGGCACGCGGCCGCCACCAGGCAACTAGTGGCGTTCGAAAAGGTGCACGTGCCCGCTGGGAACCGTGTGAGTGTGGCCCTGGTTCTCGACGTATGCACGCATCTCACCGTGGCGGATGCCTACGGGATCCGACGAATTCCCATGGGCGAGCACAGCTTGGAGATCGGTGAGTTGACGCACACCTTCTTGTTGGAGGCCGACACATTGCCGAGGTACAAGTGA
- the LOC121985915 gene encoding pentatricopeptide repeat-containing protein At1g09190-like — MSSGCANNSAAERRVLSLLHDRAARGHLPAIYAHVLRHDLRGSDPVATHLVSTCTAVRRPSFALRLFRHHPSPSLFLFSATIKALSLSLAYAPDAFRLFALLRSRYLSPDRLTISPLLKAAAHIADLRLARSLHGFAFLSGFASHLPVAVGLLELYNSCGHMFDAHKVFNEMPQRDVIAWNLMINGYCKKGDWESALGLFRRMNERSVVTWNSIIAGLARCGQDIYTLQIFHEMWETSGFEPDDATVVAVLPVCARLGELDLGIQIHRYAERKGLLNDALHVANSIIDMYCKCGDLASAKALFDEMPQRTVVSWNAMIGGMSFNGRGQEGLDLFDEMLRRRERPNGGTFVSVLGCCTHEGRVERGQEIFQSMAVEHGVRPGMEHYGCMVDLLGRRGKVVEAYGLVRSMPMRANAAIWGALLSACRSFGELGMAEVAVKELIELEPWNSGNYVLLGNLLSEMGKWEEAEKVRLLMKGKSVEKSPGQSLVVAEI, encoded by the coding sequence ATGAGCAGCGGCTGCGCCAACAACAGCGCGGCAGAGCGGCGAGTTCTCAGCCTCCTCCACGACCGCGCCGCCCGCGGCCACCTCCCCGCTATCTACGCCCACGTTCTCCGTCACGACCTTCGCGGATCCGACCCCGTAGCCACCCACCTCGTCTCCACCTGCACGGCCGTCCGCCGTCCCTCTTTCGCCCTCCGCCTCTTCCGCCACCACCCTTCCCCCTCCCTATTCCTCTTCTCCGCCACCATCAAGGCACTCTCCCTCTCCCTCGCCTACGCGCCCGACGCCTTCCGCCTCTTCGCCCTCCTCCGCTCCCGCTACCTCTCCCCCGACCGACTCACCATCTCGCCCCTCCTCAAGGCCGCCGCGCACATCGCCGACCTCCGCCTCGCTCGCTCCCTCCACGGCTTCGCTTTCCTCTCCGGCTTTGCGTCGCACTTGCCCGTCGCGGTCGGTCTTCTCGAGCTTTACAATTCCTGCGGCCACATGTTCGACGCCCACAAGGTGTTCAACGAGATGCCTCAACGAGATGTCATAGCGTGGAACTTGATGATCAACGGATACTGCAAAAAGGGCGATTGGGAGAGCGCGTTAGGTCTTTTCCGGCGCATGAACGAGAGGAGTGTGGTCACTTGGAACTCGATTATCGCCGGACTCGCCCGCTGCGGACAAGACATTTACACGTTGCAGATCTTCCACGAGATGTGGGAGACTTCCGGCTTCGAACCCGACGACGCGACCGTGGTGGCAGTGCTTCCGGTGTGCGCTCGACTGGGCGAACTCGATCTCGGCATCCAAATCCACCGCTACGCTGAGCGCAAAGGCTTGCTCAACGACGCCCTGCACGTCGCCAACTCCATCATCGACATGTACTGCAAATGCGGTGACTTGGCGAGCGCCAAGGCCTTGTTCGACGAAATGCCGCAGAGGACAGTGGTCTCCTGGAACGCCATGATCGGGGGGATGTCATTCAACGGCCGTGGCCAGGAGGGCCTCGACCTGTTCGACGAAATGCTGAGGCGTAGAGAGAGGCCCAACGGCGGGACCTTCGTCAGCGTGCTCGGCTGCTGTACTCACGAGGGCCGGGTGGAGAGGGGCCAGGAGATTTTTCAGTCGATGGCCGTGGAGCACGGAGTCCGGCCAGGGATGGAGCATTACGGCTGCATGGTGGACCTGCTGGGGAGGAGAGGGAAGGTGGTGGAGGCGTATGGCTTGGTGAGGAGCATGCCTATGAGGGCGAACGCGGCCATTTGGGGCGCGTTACTGAGCGCTTGCCGGAGCTTCGGGGAGCTTGGCATGGCGGAGGTGGCAGTGAAGGAGCTGATAGAGCTGGAGCCTTGGAATTCGGGGAATTACGTCTTGTTGGGTAATCTTTTGTCGGAAATGGGTAAGTGGGAGGAGGCGGAGAAGGTGAGGCTGCTCATGAAGGGGAAGAGCGTGGAGAAATCACCGGGACAGAGCCTTGTCGTCGCAGAGATTTAA